A section of the Marmota flaviventris isolate mMarFla1 chromosome 19, mMarFla1.hap1, whole genome shotgun sequence genome encodes:
- the Ccdc154 gene encoding coiled-coil domain-containing protein 154: protein MSARVAGGYCQQCWGACGLQQELVSGGALPKHFLAELADSSLSGVSPHSQRSTVSLEDLELLLAEGLTSPEPLSQENSESSHLASNACVPEPSTSKRWEKLEQWVGDLQAEVACLRGHKERCEHATLSLLRELLQMRAHVQLQASELRQLRQEMQQVAQAPEKEALEFPGPQNQNQMQALDKRLVEVREALSQVRRRQALQDVQRKGAQQEANLRLTKLTGLLRQEEQGREAACSALHKSQEDASQRVDHEVAKMQAQVTKLGEEVSLRFLKREAKLCSFLQKSFLALEQRMKASESTRLQAEGSLREELEGRWQRLQELTEERVQALGAQRQEEEGHLLEQCRGLDAAVVQLTKFVRQNQVSVNRILLAEQKARNTKVCLEESQAGELASFVQENLEAVQLAGELTRQEMQGALDLLREKSQVLEGSVAQLARQLKDLSDHCLAVSWRLDLQEQTLGLKLSEVKTEWEGVERKSLEDLARWQKTVSTHLREVQEKVDGLPRQIEGVSDKCIFHKSDTDLKISAEGRVREFEVGAMRQELATLLSSMQLLKEESPGRKIAEIQGQLATFQKQMIKLESSMQAHRTIQNLKFNTETKLRTEEIATLRESVLRLWSEEGPWPLTLGSRRVLMSLVRQRFFIKDVAPGELVSVNCWGVYQTVRWLQWKTVLMNLVVRQRQGVVLKTSHQ from the exons ATGTCAG CTCGGGTGGCTGGTGGGTATTGTCAGCAATGTTGGGGTGCCTGTGGGCTCCAGCAGGAGCTGGTGTCTGGGGGTGCACTCCCAAAGCACTTCCTTGCAGAGTTAGCTGACAGCTCCCTGTCAGGGGTTTCGCCCCACTCTCAGCGGAGCACCGTCTCGCTGGAGGACCTGGAGCTCCTCCTGGCCGAAGGCCTGACCAGCCCTGAGCCCTTGAGTCAGGAGAACTCAGAGTCCAGCCACCTGGCGTCCAATGCCTGTGTCCCCGAGCCAAGCACCTCCAAGCGCTGGGAGAAGCTGGAGCAGTG GGTGGGTGACCTGCAGGCTGAGGTGGCATGCCTGCGTGGACATAAGGAgcgctgtgagcacgccaccctgaGCCTGCTGCGGGAGCTGCTGCAGATGCGGGCCCACGTGCAGCTGCAGGCCTCAGAGCTCCGGCAGCTGCGGCAGGAAATGCAGCAGGTGGCCCAGGCCCCCGAGAAGGAGGCATTGGAG TTCCCTGGACCCCAGAACCAGAATCAGATGCAGGCTCTGGACAAAAG GCTGGTGGAGGTCCGGGAAGCCTTGTCCCAGGTCAGGAGGAGGCAGGCCCTGCAGGACGTGCAGCGGAAGGGTGCCCAGCAAGAGGCCAACCTCAG GCTGACTAAGCTGACCGgcttgctgaggcaggaggagcaaggCCGGGAGGCGGCCTGCAGTGCACTGCACAAGAGCCAAGAGGATGCCAGCCAGAGGGTGGACCACGAGGTGGCCAAGATGCAG GCCCAGGTAACCAAGTTAGGCGAGGAGGTGAGCCTCCGTTTCCTGAAGAGGGAGGCCAAGCTGTGCAGCTTCCTGCAGAAGAGCTTCCTGGCCCTGGAGCAG AGAATGAAGGCCTCTGAGAGCACACGGCTGCAGGCCGAGGGCAGCCTGCGGGAGGAGCTGGAGGGCCGCTGGCAGAGGCTGCAGGAGCTGACAGAGGAGCGTGTGCAGGCCCTGGGGGCTCAGCGCCAG gaggaggagggccaCCTGCTGGAGCAGTGTCGGGGCCTGGACGCGGCCGTGGTCCAGCTGACAAAGTTCGTACGGCAGAACCAGGTGTCAGTGAACCGCATCCTGCTGGCTGAGCAGAAGGCCCG GAATACCAAGGTGTGCCTGGAGGAGAGCCAGGCTGGGGAACTGGCCTCCTTTGTGCAAGAGAACCTGGAGGCCGTTCAGCTGGCTGGCGAGCTGACCCGGCAGGAGATGCAGGGTGCTCTGGACCTG CTCCGAGAGAAGAGTCAGGTCCTAGAGGGGTCAGTGGCCCAGCTGGCCAGGCAATTGAAGGACCTGAGTGACCACTGTCTGGCTGTGAGCTGGAGGCTGGACCTTCAGGAACAGACATTGGGCCTGAAACTATCTGAG GTGAAGACTGAGTGGGAGGGTGTGGAGAGGAAGTCCCTGGAAGACCTGGCCCGGTGGCAGAAGACAGTCTCAACTCACCTGCGGGAGGTGCAGGAGAAGGTGGACGGCCTCCCGCGGCAG ATAGAAGGCGTCTCAGACAAGTGTATCTTCCACAAGAGCGACACAGACCTGAAGATCTCAGCCGAGGGCAGGGTCAG AGAGTTCGAAGTTGGTGCCATGAGGCAGGAGCTGGCCACCCTGTTGTCCTCTATGCAGCTGCTCAAGGAGGAGAGCCCCGGGAGGAAGATCGCTGAGATCCAGGGACAGCTGGCCACG TTTCAGAAGCAAATGATAAAACTGGAGAGCAGCATGCAGGCCCACAGGACCATCCAGAACCTTAAGTTCAACACAGAGACCAAGCTG CGCACAGAGGAGATTGCAACCCTGCGGGAGAGTGTGCTGCGCCTCTGGAGTGAGGAGGGCCCTTGGCCATTGACACTGGGCAGCAGGCGGGTTCTCATGTCCCTGGTGAGGCAGCGGTTCTTCATCAAGGATGTGGCTCCTGGAGAGCTGGTCTCCGTGAACTGCTGGGGCGTGTATCAGACTGTGAG GTGGCTGCAGTGGAAGACCGTCCTCATGAACCTGGTGGTCCGGCAGAGGCAAGGCGTAGTCTTGAAGACATCCCACCAGTAG
- the Uqcc4 gene encoding ubiquinol-cytochrome c reductase complex assembly factor 4 — protein sequence MSRVLCAPTAGAIRALRLAGLAPRNLHPPPAGRAQPADDEEDPERPLRFSSSKASPSRWTVMHSLGKEQQRPWWKVLPLSLSLLALVSWCFLRQESGADQWLRRVLEIEGPEPGDAPEEPGARAAYPARASGAG from the exons ATGAGCCGCGTCCTGTGTGCGCCCACTGCAGG GGCCATACGGGCACTCAGGCTTGCGGGCTTGGCTCCACGGAACCTGCACCCGCCGCCGGCTGGCCGGGCCCAGCCCGCGGACGATGAGGAGGACCCGGAACGCCCCCTTCGGTTTTCCTCCAGCAAAGCCAGCCCGTCCCGCTGGACCGTGATGCATTCTCTGGGGAAGGAGCAGCAGCGGCCCTGGTGGAAGGTGCTACCCCTCAGCCTCTCCCTCCTGGCTCTGGTCTCCTGGTGCTTCCTGAGGCAGGAGAGCGGCGCGGATCAGTGGTTGAGACGCGTGCTGGAAATAGAGGGGCCTGAGCCCGGAGACGCCCCCGAGGAGCCCGGCGCGCGGGCCGCCTACCCGGCGAGAGCCTCGGGTGCCGGCTAA
- the Percc1 gene encoding protein PERCC1, with amino-acid sequence MAAGVIRPLCGFQLPLQSHQPFLSSDPEPLETSEEEEEEEEDEDNDDREGEELEGKGSPQNSGVAPQGPNSPETPLRLLRFSELISGDIQRYFGPKDKGQDPDACDVYEDSHLASHSARELYYADLVRLAQGGAPEDEEATEPEVHLSRGSEGQAHRSGFSKDGTLPLGPLAELFDYGLRQFLGPRASAGHRLRLERKYSHITPMTQRKLPPSFWKEPAPSPLGLLHPGTPDFSDLLASWSSEASPELQGGGAQALEGTQLTEA; translated from the coding sequence ATGGCTGCTGGCGTGATCCGGCCTCTCTGTGGCTTCCAGCTGCccctgcagtcccaccagccctTCCTGAGCTCAGACCCAGAGCCCCTTGAAacttcagaggaggaggaggaagaagaggaggatgaggacAATGACGACAGGGAGGGCGAGGAGCTAGAGGGCAAGGGGTCCCCTCAGAACTCAGGGGTGGCTCCCCAAGGTCCCAACAGCCCAGAGACTCCGCTGAGGCTGCTGCGCTTCTCAGAGCTCATCAGTGGTGACATCCAGCGGTACTTTGGTCCTAAGGACAAGGGGCAGGACCCAGATGCCTGTGATGTCTATGAGGATAGCCACTTGGCCAGCCACTCAGCCCGAGAGCTGTACTATGCTGACCTGGTGCGCCTGGCTCAGGGCGGGGCCCCAGAGGACGAGGAGGCCACTGAGCCTGAGGTCCACTTGTCCAGGGGATCTGAGGGGCAGGCACACAGGTCAGGCTTCAGCAAGGATGGGACACTGCCACTGGGACCCCTGGCTGAGCTCTTTGACTATGGGCTGCGGCAGTTTCTCGGGCCCAGGGCATCAGCTGGCCACAGACTGAGGCTGGAACGGAAATACAGCCACATCACCCCCATGACCCAGAGGAAGCTGCCCCCATCCTTCTGGAAGGAGCCGGCGCCCAGTCCCCTGGGCCTTCTCCACCCTGGCACACCAGACTTCAGTGACCTGCTGGCCAGCTGGTCATCTGAGGCCAGCCCTGAGCTGCAGGGTGGGGGTGCTCAGGCATTGGAGGGGACACAACTGACCGAAGCCTAG